Genomic segment of Primulina tabacum isolate GXHZ01 chromosome 11, ASM2559414v2, whole genome shotgun sequence:
CACAAAGAAGGAATTATGGAACATGGGTTGGAACTTTTAATGAGCTTCATTATTTGACATTAGATTGTAGTATGACATATAGGCCCATTTTTTTGTATCTGAAGCTTTTAAATAATCGTAGCATAGATATTTGGTGGTACATATCTCAGCCACCTCAATGCAAATCGTAATGTGGCAAAGGGAGAAATGTTTGGTGCTGAGCTGCATTGTTTctgttaaataatattaaatgcATACTTTCTAGATGAATGTGATTGGTCTCCTGTCacatgtttttttatttgttcCTTTATAAATTAGTGGCCTCGGTTCATTTTCATACAACTTGAAACGTAATAAGTTGTTCAATCTTTAAAAGTATAATGCTCCGCTTTGTTCACCTTCCTCTTGTTTGGCCTCCGAGAGAACATAGATTTGATATAGAGTTTGAGATGCAGTAGATTGCAATGCGGAAGAATTCTGAGTTGTATAGATTAAATTGAGATCCTCTCGTGATATGGCATTTACTTCGGAGTCCAATCCGATGAAATAGAGATTGAGTTTgttgtatattttttttgttgatatATATAGTATGCCTTTTTCAGGGCGTCAAGTGCTCAAACGAAGGTGGATGCCAGAGTAGTTTTGCCAAGGAAGTCTGTCAaagtaagtgaaatgtttgaaGGAGTTCCTCTTTTGTCCTGCACAATTCGGACGTGTTTAGCTCCATAGAGAAATAGAGATGTTTATAATTGCATTTCTACGAGTTATGTGACCAAGTCTATGTTTCATATATCTATTCTATTCAATTAAGTGTGAGAACATGATAATAACGACCTAGGACACCAACTGTTTCTTCCAACTTTAcctttatatgatactaatattatacatttgttttttgttttaatttcaacacatacttttatttttaatattaatatttttatatcaacaattcaaatattaatttagtccctccataatttgtcaaatgataaaaaaactgtacacacacgcatcgcgtgtgcagagtaactagtaTGTTTCATAAGGGAGCAGCTAATGGAAATTTTGGTGAGAATATTCAGCACAACCACATATCTTTCTCAAACTTACTTTTAACTTTATGTATGTGATGACGCTACCCGGAATAGACCATAAATATCTGTACCCATCGTTTGACATGAGACTTCGTCTTTCCTACTTTGGTCAAAGCTATGATGATTACCGTTACTGATTTGACGAGAGACTCTTCATTTAAAGACTATGTTCtaatttctatggattttgtacTGCTTTTCGCCTTTAAAAATCCCAGAGCCATTGTTTGTTAGGTTTATTTTCTAAATTGGTGGATCCCTTATAAACATAAAATGAGTACCATGTTCCTGCAGCATTATGTTACATGGGGTGTTGGAGCATTTTGGCAACGTCATTGTTTCTGTTGTGCACATGATCCTTTTCATTCAGCTTCACATACCCGGCCTATCTCTTATGATTCAATACTGATTTGCAAAATGAACATTCTGAAGGTTGTGAGTAAATTATGCCGAATTTATGCACATTATGTGTACACTTGCCATAAAAAGTTCACTCCAAAGAATGTGACTGTTTCGGAGACACGTGTGCCATCATTTTAAGACATCTATTGAGGTGAAATCTCCTTATTCAGATTCCTATGCGGGTGAGGCTTGACAGTGTCTCATTACTTGTCGAAAGCTAAACTTTCTATTGAAATTATTACTTCAACAACTCCCGAGCATCTAACTTGATTACATGTGCGGGTGAGGCTTGATAGTGTCTCATTACTTGTCGAAAGCTAAACTTTCTATTGAAATTATTACATCAACAACTCCCGAGCTTGCAACTTGATTACATGTGCTGTCAGCTCTGTCTTAGTGCTTGTAATTTGGAATCATAAAGCATTTTAACACTTATTCAACTAAATAAGCAAAAGTTCTGTCAAGTGAAGTCTCGTTTGTTGTGAAAATCACACGCATTCTCATTTTCAGACAAACCCAAAATTCAAGTCGGTCCTTAGTACAAACAAATTGAAATCTGGTTCGGTTGCTTCATCCAAGAAAAAGCAGGACAAGGGCTCTGTATCGAAAGTTATTCCTTCTTCCGTTGAGGAACTTGTTTCAAAGGAGGATCTTTGTGGTGGTGCTAGCGACAGTGATAGAACTTCCACCACAATTGGGAAGAAAAAATCTGATCGCAGGAACTCATACACACGTCTACTGATGTCTGTGTCAAAGGTTAGTACCAACAAAATACACTTTTAAAGTTCGTTAGTAATTGCTTGTAAACAGTTTCTAAAccaatttcatgaattttaaCTGTAGGATGCAATGCCAAAAATTTATGATGATCGCAACCATCTTGAAGTCGCTGAATATGTTAATGATATATATCAGTATTATTGGGTCATGGAGGTTATTTGTTTCCCATCACCCATAATCTGTATTTGTTAAGAGTGCTAGTTTCTGTGGATTTTCGAACCTTCTTATTAGTGCTCCTTATTTGGACTCTTGCCCTTTATTTTTAACATTGTCTGTGCATTACCTTCTTCAGTATTCAATTGCAGGGACAGAATCCCTTGATGAAGAATTATATGGAAATTCAAAAGGAGATTACACCACAAATGCGGGGTATATTAATCAATTGGATTATCGAGGTATCTCATTCGCTCTTCTTTGTAATCTTTTGCTAGCTTGAGCTGGCTGTAAATGATCTCTCTGTGTGCAAACATTTGGGTTGTAGGTTCATATGAAGTTTGATTTGATGGAGGAAACACTTTTCCTCACGGTTTTGTTGTTAGACCGTTTCCTGTCCCTTGAGATCATAAAGAAGAATGAAATGCAGTTAGTTGGCCTAACTGCTCTTTTGTTGGCATCAAAATATGAAGACTTTTGGCATCCTCGGGTAACGATTTTCAAACACTTGAACTCCGCATTCTCGTACAGTGTGCTGTAATAAATACTTTATCCTTAATTGTTTGATGTGTTAATCACAGGTAGCTGACTTAATAAGCATCTCAGCAGAGACTTACACAAGAGATCAAATGCTTAAAATGGTAGTTATATAATTTCTGTTGTCTCTTTCATGAATGGACTCTTTGTTCTCTGCTGGAAGAACATCGGTTTTTGCACTATTCATTTTTTCATTGCTTAAAGCATAACTAGTAAATGATTTATCCATATGGCCATATCACGAGAAGCGGTGGTTTTTCACCATGTATAAGTTTACACGTCTGAATTGCAGGAGAAGGAAATGTTGCGGAGATTGAAGTTCCGCCTTAATGAACCAACTCTCTATGTTTTCATGCTAAGATTTATCAGGGCTGCTCAAGCAGATACCAAGGTATGCAACCAAAACTGTTGGATTGTTTTGTAATCCATAACTGCACAAACTGAAAGCAGAAATAGGGAACTCTTTTATCTAATTATTTGTGAATGTTGGTAATATGATGGCCTTTCAAAGTATTATCTACTTTGGTTCCAGGTTCCTGTGCATCTTGAAGTGTCGTGTTAATGTGATTTATCATTTGGTCTGTAACTCTCTTGAACATTGTTTTTCAGTTGAAACATCTGGCTTTTTACCTCATTGAGATTTGCTTGGTTGAATACGAAGCCTTGAACTACAAACCTTCAATGTTGTGCGCGTCTGCCATCTATCTTGCACGATGTACAATGGGAATTACTCCACCATGGACTCCACTTCTAGCAAAACACGCACGCTATGAAGAATCTCAAATCAGGTTTACTTTTTGTAGAAATAAGTTGTTCCTCaacttttatattaaatataggTGAGTTACACTTACTGAATTCTGCAGGGAGTGCGCAGAGATGATTCTGAAGTTTCACAAAGCTTCCAAAACAAATCTATTGAAAGTCACTTATGACAAGTATGGAAAGCTTGGCCACGGCAGGGCTGCAAATATAAAGCCTTTGGTAATGCTTCCTGAATACTGTTCCCACGTGCCCTGCTGATTCATTCCATCATGGGGTCTTATAGTTCTGATCGAATGTTGTAGATGTTAAAGCTACTATATGTTTCATATTTTCCCGTGGATTTCACATTTTTGTTCAATCCACAAAAGATGTAAATTGATGTATCATCTTAGTGGCATCTGTCATTGACAATATTTCTTGGATAGTTTTGGTGCTGCATAAAATTAATCCTGTTATATAGCGAAAACTAATGGATTTTGTTCGCAAACAAGTCAGAAATCTGAAAAGTTTTTTCTACGCTGATAATAACaaggagaagaagaatttaatCCTCTTAACAGGAATGCGAATGTTTTACACACTGATACTTTTCTCTTCCACATCGAAACAAGTAATGAAATATGGTGGTTTCAAGTTCAAGAAAACTAATGGGAGAATTGAACTATTCAAAACTAGAAACTGAATCTTCTGTTTGGACTTTCAATAAATATATTTGCCATGTGGTACTTGCATACCATTCTCTTCTACACTGTATTTAAAGCACATGGACTACTCAATCTCCCATCTCCCAAATTCTCTGCTTTCCCAATCCATTTACAGGACCGTATTTCTTCTGGTGTATGTAAGAAAGTGGAAGTATCCAAACTTATGAACAAATAGCTAAGCAATCCTGCGAAATCATCAAACTACTGCGATCCAGAGTCTCTTTTACTGCCTTGTAGAACTCTACCCATGTGCACGAATGAGCATCTGCAGGACTCCACAAAAACGTTGGATTCGGGCTAGCAGGGCAAGCGGCGACCAAGTCTATAACAGAGGCCGCAGGtctcaattgttgaggaaaatTGAATGCCAGGTTATCGACTTTGTGTTCGTATATTTTCCCATTTCTATCTAATTTATAGCGTGACGTGCCTTGAAACTGCCCTTTTGCTTCCCAAGGAACTCGAGGGACACCCTTCAAGTTCCATCTAATCAGAATCACATTCTCAGAGGGCTGCCAAATTCTTAAAACATCCAATGATATCTCCCGGAACAAGATTTTACCATGAAATCTCAATGCCCAGAATACCAACTTGTACTTTTCGATTCCAGTAAATGTGTTTAAAGGGTCCTTAAATGTTATATCATCCCTGCCAAGTTATcgaataaataaaaacatataaataaataaccACATATTCAGCAGAATGCTTACTCATATTCTACAAAGTAGCGGGGAATTCGACATGTGACAAACACGGGAAGGCCAtaataaaaaatctgaaaattttcAGATATCTGAGAAAATTTCACTTGAAGAAACTTAGAACAGACATGTTCAGGAGAAAGGGTACCTGTAAATATCATAATTAAGGTCTTTGGTAAAAATGACCGGTAGGTCTTCACGGAGAGTCCGCACAGCTGAGCCTAAATTGACGTAAAAATCATTTCTTTCGTCCTGCTTCTTATCCTGCACACCTTGGGTCCGGTTAACCTGCGCCAAACCACGGGGCGGGGGAGGTTCGAGCTTGGTCTGAGGTGAAGTAGCAGAAGTTGAAACGGATGAAAGAGTTGACAAAGAAGAAGAGGCTTGGTGAAGAACAATGGCGGAGAGTTTGTCTTTAGGTTGAAGAAGAGTTGGAGAAAGATTTGGCAGAATATAGGCCATTTATTTTCTTGCGACTGCCTTCCAGCAATTTTCTTTTTAGTTATATGTGTGGGGGTTTTCTTTCTTTGAAGTTTTGAGCGGCTTTCATCATTTCTGTTTATATGCAAGTATGGGACAATTTGTTTCTAATTTTAgataatataaatatcatttagtTTCCTTGAGTTTGAGTAAAAATAATACAAGAGAACCAAAAATTGTTCATTCAATGATCACTTTCCGAGGCCACACTCACTTGGATAGGTGGCGTAACCGCGATCTCTCGTTTTCTTGTCTCTTTGTTTAAAATAAGTATCAATTGTAGAGATCGAGATAAGTTTGTGTGCAATTGGGATGCTACCTCTCGCTCTCTACTTTTAATTAATGTTAATCTTACACCGTTGAATTTGACAACTCTTTGGACGAGTTTTGgactatttttcatttttaaatgaaaataaaattcactATTGAAAATTCTGTGTcagtaaattaaatatattacaCGAAAAATAAAATCGAAAATGCAGTTTTAAGGTAATAAAAATGAGATTATCTTTGCTagaattttcttttattttttaggtaAAATAAAGTAAAATGATAACATCCACTTAATCTCCATAAAAATCTTCACTTGAAATTTACTTTTTGATTACTTAATCTCCATTGCATAGTACTAGACTTTGCCAGGAGGTGTTGTATGACGATGTGGACCTGGAAGGATTCGAGGATTTATGGAACTTGTTGGAGGGCTGGGACCATGTGTGATGGGATGACTAGGATCAGATGTAATGGGGGGACTCGGACATATAGACGGAGGGCTTGGAACAGGCACAATTGGAGGACTTGGAACAGGTATCGTGGGAGGGTTAGGACAAGCAGTTGGAGGACTTGGAACAGGTACCATGGGAGGACTGCGAATAACTGGAGAAGTAGGACAGCTACCTGGAGGAATATATGGCGTAGTTGGACAACTGGGTGGCTGAGGCCAGCATGGAGGAATATATGGGGGAATGGGACAGCTGGGAGCTGGGGACAACAACGGGAGGCTGAGGACAACGACATGGAGGAGTGGCTTGGGGATCGAGAGGATTGACAGGACTGGGTGAAGGAGTGACAGGAGGCTTGGTTGGAGTCACAGGAGGATTGGGAGGTGTTGCAGCCTTGCAGGAGCCTTAGGTGCCGAGGGAACGGGGGTGCACCTGGAGATCCCTCTGGTGGACTCTCAGGTGGACCTTCAGGAGGTTTTATTTGATGTTCACCACCACTTCCCCCGCAGTCTTTGCTGCATATACATTTCAAACCCTTGCATGCACCGGTAAGATAACCTTCTTTCTCACAGTGTAGCGCAGTTTTCATTATTGACACAAACACCATGGAATAGTTTGCTTGGCCCCTTACAAAGTGCTGCCTCCACGTGCATCACATATTCTGTGAAGGGAAAAAAACACATTGAGATCAAACGGTTAGTTTTGTTATAAATTTAATGAAAGTTTATCATGAGAAATGACCAAGAAATGATCATTGCTTACGCCAGATGAAAAGTTGCATCAGCAGCAAAAGAAATCCCGCAGGTAATATTGATCTCCCCATGCTTGTAACTTATATGATCGATATCAGGAATTAATGTTTATTTCTTCTATCAACAAATGGACTGATGCATAGCCCAAATGCTTGGTGGCTTGTACATATAGAAGAGAAGGCATAAATGAAAATTTCCATTGTCGTGTAATGATTTAAGCTAGGTGTAGTCAAAATGGTTCTACACGTGATACCATCCATAAAACTTGCAGATATGAGTGTTCAGATCAACCAAATCTCTTTTTCCTAGACTTCTCCTTTGTAAGATATATGCTCATTTAATACAAGATGATTAAAGCTAATCATCTTATGTGAACACGGTTCGGATTATTATTCATGCTCAGTCCTGCAAATCACAATAAATGTTCATGTGATCTTCCACTCGATGATATTTCAACGTACCTTCCTTAAAAGTTAAATCctgataaattatattaaatatttttggaCGTCTCATTGATCTTGATCCCACATTCATTACATTGTATTGGAATTTTGCTACCAGCACATAATATCATTTCGATGTCTGAAAAAGAGAATTTTGACTAGACGTATCATGCTCTCGCTATTACTCCAAACTAATCTTGGAATTTCAAGGAGCTCACCGTCGAAGTATCCTCGGAGAACGTCCTTTTTACCCATCAAGATGGACAAAAAGATCAGATAGATGATGGCAAAAAGAAAATGCAAACCCTGTGGACTTGATATTAGGCGCCAATATATGCGTAAAAAAAAAGAATACTGTAACAATAGAAATGCACTCCCCACGTACTGTTAATTTGCAAGTGCACAGACATTTAGTCGAGTTAAAATCATTAAGTCATTATTTTGATAAGAATAGATCAGTTGTATATGTTCAATCACTGAATCTTTTGTAATTACATACATTTTGCCAACAATCGTCCATGTTACATACGTAAAAGTCATCAGAAAGAGCATCTTCTGTCAACCAAACAATAGTGTTAGCCGAGATCTCATATCAAAGCTGGCACTCAAGTCATTACGAGAGTTATGTCGTCGATAAGTGTTTTGTGATTCTTCATCATCGGTGTATCATCAAAGTCGATATCTTCGATCCAGTTGTTATACCGTTATCATGAACGAATCAAACTTAAAGAAGCATAAGGGATTTCTCTATTCTATTTCATCGCCTAGTAAGAGACCAATTGATGagaaaattaaactcttttcgACCTTACTTTAAAGAACATTAAATTCTACTGTCCTAATTCATGAATATGAACTCTTACTTGTTTCCATCCAACTATCTAGATAACCTCTGGAAAACATAAATTCATCTTGAACAGTTTACGTTTCATAAAAATCGAAACTTACGTAATTCTTGTTCTTTAAAATTTATCGTCTAAACTAAAGAGCATTCAAGAAGGAGAAATGATACTTTTTAATTTTcagaagaattttttttttgcacttgATTGGATTTAATTATGAGCAATTCTATTTCTAATCTTGTTAACTATGGCAAATGTACAATATTCTAGCTTCAGTTTGATGTTATAAAGAGATAAACCGCCATCTCTATTCTCTACAATACTTGAAATCTATTTCGAGTAATCGctaattaattatcacaaaaaCAGCAATATTGATAtgaggaaaaaaataaaaaatgaattgtTGCAATAATAACTATATTTTCCTATTTATTCCATCGACGTACACTATCAAACTTACTACATTCTTGTAAGAATcatctttttttatttgaatgcCAGTAGCTCAAATTTTACCTAGACTAATTCCCAGTTGAAAGTTGGATGGCCTTCTTCGACGccgccacctcctccaccatGATCATCGCCACTGCCACTGGCGCCACCAGACCCACAATCTTTGTAACACATGCACCGTAGTAACCACTCTTTACATTCGCCAAATAAAAAGCCTTCCATCTCGCAAATTGGAGCACAATTATCAATTCTAAAGCACAAACCCTTGAATATTTTGCTTCTTGTCTCGCACAATGCTGTTTCTGCATATAATCTGTTTTCTTGCATAACTGCgcacaccaaaaaaaaaaaaaacagaagaaaaatcggcatttaacatatttaaattaatacccatatatatatatatatatattaggagACAAGCTCTTGATAATCAATAAATTGTTTTACTTTCGCACGTAATTTGGTCAACTCTTGAAAATTTTATGGTGTTCGTAATTAAATACGTCATGCATTTTAGTAAAatgggaaaaaaatttaaataaaatttcaaaaaaaaaaagttctaAAGAAAGTCGTGCTTAGGATCGATAACTTTTTGAACTAGAATTACAAATTTAAAATGACATATTTCTTGTGATATATGTTTCACAATTTTGCAAGTAGCATTACTTATTCATAATTCGATGAATAAGTGAGGATAGTTGTTGTGATTCTCCATATTTTGTACATAATTGTTATTTCTGTTGTAGTACGGTAAATATAATCTGATATATTATTATGAATCAAATCAAAAGCATTAAAAGtccaattgtttttttttttctattattCATTTTCGTTTCTCTATTAAAACTAACGTATCAGGCACtttccttcttctttttctttccttcaaatatgtaaaattgaaaattttagtcTTGTAAGTGTATGTTTTTTTCTTTAATCATGTAATCTGTCAATGTTTAGTTTTTATTCACTAACttggttttttttttggtcCTTTTCACTTAAAACcaataaatatatcaaatattGTTTATTTGTAACCGATACTTTCCTACATGACTCATATACCAAAAACAAAACATATATATTatacaaattaaaatctatCTAAAGAAAATAAAGAGAAACGACAAGTTTTTTCCCTccttttttaaatattgagtgTCGTTTTGCTTAATTTTTTCctttaatttgtttttatttagatttATTTTGATGTGAGGAATATGTGTTTACTGTCGTCACATGAGATACATAGAAAATATCAatgtcaaataaaaaatattggaaTGATTTAGTATTTTTGGCCAAAAAAAGgatgaaaacaaaaaaatataagttagttaatgaaaatgaaatatTGACACGTGAGAGTAGAAAACATATTTCCAAAGCTCATTAATGTTGTAGATCTCAAAATATATCTCTATTATTTGAACAATTTATTTATTACTTATGATCAGCAGATTCATGAGTTGACGGTGAGCCAAATTTGCATGGTTGGCTACACATACAGAATAGGTAGAAATATTCAAATATGTTACAGAGAGAGTATTCTCTCAACGATAGTTTAACATAATTATCTCTTTCCCggataatttaataaaataatgatgaattttattattgttgatgtacCAAAAACTTTGCAAGAGATGGATGAATCTTAACAGGGTggtataccgtaccgtaccGTATCGTACTGAAAATTAGATACCCTATACCGTACAAAAAATTACGGTATAAGAAAATTCATAccgataccgtaccgaaattctCGGTTTTATACCGAAAAAACTTTAtgtttttacaattttataaatttattgttttaaaatattatttattttaaaatttatatattttttcgatATTTTGTTATTTCGGTATGtactgaaattttcaaattgtaTACAGATATCGCACCGAAAAATTCTGTATTCATAGTGTTTATTATACCGAAATCTTAAATATActgaaaatttgatattttttcgATACGATGATTTCGATATATCAAAGATTCGATATATTTTCTCAAACTCTATTTATACTCACAGGACATTTCGTTTAAAAGGCTAATTTGTCAAATGAGGCTATCTGGATGACCGTTCAGCCACGTGTCACCAGAGACAATGACCCTACAACAGCAAAAAGGAAAGTCCAACTGTCGTCAAATGATTTTCAACTGCCTTTCTTGAGGATCACTCATCGGATTTGGATCCATTTTACTACAAAGGCCTTTATTTTCTCCTCTCCTCTTTCTTCGCTGAATTTATTCATTAAAAAGTAGATTGATAGAAATCAAAGGGCCCTTGTCCTTCTCCTTCCCTTTCATGCCCTCTTACTTCGACTTTCAGAATTCTTGGGGACCTCCAATCCCCACCTTGGTACGCAATTTTTCTTATTCCCAGATTGTTACATTTTTTCTTGATCGTGACGTGACCCCCTTTGTTCTTGCGTCGGATTCAtcgtatatttatttatatgatcGCGTGTATTTTCTTAAAGCTTGATCGACAAGAACGTGTATTTTTACAGGAGAAAAATACAGGACTGTGTAATGTTGCAATTTGATATAATGTATATTCTCTTGATCTTCGCATTTTCACACGTCTGTTTTATTCGGTGATGACATCAAATTCCGCCTGCTTGTTACTTCTTGGAGCAgggtttataatatttttttcttgcaTTGATCAGGTTATTCATAGGGTGCAGCGAGCGGGTTTTTGCAGGTTTGGGAACAAAGGGTTTTGTTTGGCTTGAATTTTGTGTGGCATTATCTGTTATTTTCACAACTCCTGGCTTCTTGATTTCACCGCTGATCTTATAAACCTAATCAATGGAAAACGAATGTCCTTACatgttaaatatttttgaaGTTCTTACTTCTGTCTTCTTGGCTCTTGTTCTAAATGAGAAAAAAGTTTACGAGGTGATTGAAGAAAAGTTGGCGAAGCCATGAGAATCACTAGGAGAAATCGTGATGATTAATGAGAAAAGCCATTAGATCACGGTGTTCTTAACATTCTTGAGCAAATTACTAATAATAGTACCCATTGTTTCCCCCCTAAAAAGGCTGTCTTGATCAGTACTATTGTCTTGACTAAATGTAAGTAATGCGTAAGTAATAATGATAGCGAGATCTACAAATAAATGAGAATTTTGCCTTCAAATGTGTATTCTGGATGATGATCCAAAATACTTTTCTGACTATTTACTTCTGGTTAGTCATGTTGCTTATTCCTAAAGATCAGAAATTTTCGTGAAATTGTGAGATTCCTGGTTTCTTTTCTAAACATTTATTTCAAGAATATCTCCAACGAGTTTCCGCAGAAGCCTTGATTCCGAGGTCCAGTTAGAAACATCACTTGCTGAAATATGTATAGGGGGctaatttttacttgttttgaTTTTCTGCATTTAATTTTCATATGGTTCCTAATATTCATACTGAGCTGTCTTCTGTTAGCTGTCATGTGATGAGAAAAATTCAGTGAATCTACAAGAATCAAGAATGTCATCTGTCAGCTTCAAATACTGGGATGATTGTGTGGATCCTCTAGACTTGGACTCAATGTGGGCAGATCCTGATGTTAAAGCAGAGTGGCTCAATGTTGGAGAGACCAAGGGATCAAAGGTCCATCTCTCACGTGATCCTGATGGTCAGCCTTATTTAACACAAACAGAGATGAAGGTAAAGTCAACCAAATCTCTATCAGGATAACACCAAACTGAATGAGCTACATTGCCGCCGACGAATAAGTTTTCAGTCTAAATAAAAATCTAACCTCTGAGCTCTGAATAATTATGCATTGTAGGCTGTGGCTGGAATCATTGTCCAAAGGCATTTTATCTCG
This window contains:
- the LOC142518141 gene encoding uncharacterized protein LOC142518141 — its product is MAYILPNLSPTLLQPKDKLSAIVLHQASSSLSTLSSVSTSATSPQTKLEPPPPRGLAQVNRTQGVQDKKQDERNDFYVNLGSAVRTLREDLPVIFTKDLNYDIYRDDITFKDPLNTFTGIEKYKLVFWALRFHGKILFREISLDVLRIWQPSENVILIRWNLKGVPRVPWEAKGQFQGTSRYKLDRNGKIYEHKVDNLAFNFPQQLRPAASVIDLVAACPASPNPTFLWSPADAHSCTWVEFYKAVKETLDRSSLMISQDCLAICS